One window of the Nothobranchius furzeri strain GRZ-AD chromosome 3, NfurGRZ-RIMD1, whole genome shotgun sequence genome contains the following:
- the LOC129153587 gene encoding nuclear factor 7, ovary, whose product MAGKLAVEDLLSCYVCSETFRDPVSLSCNHSFCSSCLQKFWKQANNRSCPVCKRRDSKEFPPVNFALKELADSFTKKQSERSAETERKNKKEEKEVTVCEKHSGAPFWFCEDEQRAVCPVCEFSLHQSHKVVPVEQAVSKLKEQLESDLKSLQDKRSKYKQVEETYNDVIQHSEKQLVSTERQIRAEFNKLHQFLKEEEESRLAALREEEEQKEKTIRREMKRIQEQISSLSDSISAVEDELQKDNVALLSSYKDTQTRTRTQSSVSDPQLVSGALIDVAKHLGNLSFRVWEKMKDKVHFCPVILDPNTANGWLCLSDDLTSVRRGDRKQQLPNNPERNTKYTNVFGSEGFSSGKHSWEVEVGDLPVWDVGLVKESVDRKGELKASPKYGIWCLLHAGGKYTNGSGQIISVKKSLQRIRVQLDYDRGDVSFYNSEDMSHICTHRDNFTEKIFLFLNIGPAGAAKTTTIKICETEMVVKSN is encoded by the coding sequence atggcagGAAAACTTGCTGTTGAAGATCTGCTGAGCTGCTACGTTTGTTCAGAGACTTTCAGAGATCCTGTGTCTCTGAGCTGCAACCACAGCTTCTGTTCAAGCTGCCTGCAGAAGTTCTGGAAACAAGCTAACAACAGAAGCTGTCCTGTATGTAAAAGAAGAGATTCAAAGGAGTTTCCTCCAGTTAATTTTGCTCTGAAAGAACTTGCTGATTCATTTACTAAGAAGCAAAGTGAACGATCAGCTGAGACAGAGAGAAAAAACAAGAAAGAGGAGAAAGAAGTCACGGTTTGCGAGAAACACTCAGGAGCTCCTTTCTGGTTCTGTGAAGACGAGCAGAGAGCTGTGTGTCCTGTCTGTGAGTTTTCTCTCCACCAGAGTCACAAAGTGGTTCCTGTAGAACAAGCAGTCAGTAAGCTGAAGGAGCAGCTGGAATCTGACTTAAAGTCTCTGCAGGACAAGAGAAGCAAATACAAACAAGTGGAGGAAACATACAACGATGTGATTCAACACTCTGAGAAGCAGCTGGTGTCCACAGAGAGACAGATCAGAGCAGAGTTCAACAAGCTCCACCAGTTCCTGAAAGAGGAAGAGGAGTCCAGACTGGCAGCTCTgagggaggaagaggagcagaagGAGAAGACTATCAGGAGAGAGATGAAGAGGATTCAGGAGCAGATTTCCTCTCTGTCAGACAGCATCTCTGCTGTTGAAGACGAGCTGCAGAAAGACAACGTGGCGCTCCTCAGCAGTTATAAAGACActcagaccagaaccagaacccagagCTCAGTGTCAGATCCGCAGCTGGTCTCAGGAGCTCTGATAGATGTGGCCAAACACCTGGGCAACCTGTCCTTCAGAGTCTGGGAGAAGATGAAGGACAAGGTCCACTTCTGTCCTGTCATCCTGGACCCAAACACTGCAAATGGCTGGTTGTGTCTGTCTGATGATCTGACCAGTGTGAGACGTGGAGACAGAAAGCAGCAGCTTCCTAATAATCCAGAGAGAAACACTAAGTATACAAATGTTTTTGGTTCTGAGGGCTTCAGCTCAGGGAAACACAGCTGGGAGGTGGAGGTGGGAGATCTTCCTGTCTGGGATGTTGGTTTGGTTAAAGAGTCAGTGGACAGGAAGGGAGAGCTAAAAGCTTCACCAAAATATGGGATCTGGTGTTTACTGCATGCTGGTGGAAAATACACTAATGGTTCTGGTCAGATTATCTCAGTGAAGAAGAGTCTCCAGAGGATCAGAGTCCAGCTGGACTACGACAGGGGGGACGTGTCCTTCTATAACTCTGAAGACATGTCTCACATCTGCACTCACAGAGACAATTTCACTGAGAaaattttcctttttttaaataTTGGTCCAGCAGGAGCTGCTAAAACCACTACGATCAAAATCTGTGAAACTGAGATGGTTGTGAAGTCGAATTGA